From the Lathyrus oleraceus cultivar Zhongwan6 chromosome 4, CAAS_Psat_ZW6_1.0, whole genome shotgun sequence genome, one window contains:
- the LOC127075332 gene encoding trifunctional UDP-glucose 4,6-dehydratase/UDP-4-keto-6-deoxy-D-glucose 3,5-epimerase/UDP-4-keto-L-rhamnose-reductase RHM1, with amino-acid sequence MTSYTPKNILITGAAGFIASHVANRLVRSHPEYKIVVLDKLDYCSNLKNLLPSKSSPNFKFVKGDIGSADLVNYLLITESIDTIMHFAAQTHVDNSFGNSFEFTKNNIYGTHVLLEACKVTGQIRRFIHVSTDEVYGETDEDAIVGNHEASQLLPTNPYSATKAGAEMLVMAYGRSYGLPVITTRGNNVYGPNQFPEKLIPKFILLAMQGKTLPIHGDGSNVRSYLYCEDVAEAFEVVLHKGEVGHVYNIGTKKERGVIDVAKDICRLFSMNPETSIKFVENRPFNDQRYFLDDQKLKNIGWSEKTTWDEGLKKTIEWYTKNPDWWGDVSGALLPHPRMLMMPGGMERHYEGTEGEKPASFNSSNTHMVVPTSKNNGVQQKPPLKFLLFGRTGWIGGLLGKLCEKQGIPYEYAKGRLEDRASLIADIQSVKPTHVFNAAGVTGRPNVDWCESHKTETIRANVAGTLTLADVCREHGILMINYATGCIFEYDAAHPEGSGIGFKEEDKPNFVGSFYSKTKAMVEELLREYDNVCTLRVRMPLSSDLSNPRNFVTKISRYNKVVNIPNSMTVLDELLPISIEMAKRNLSGIWNFTNPGAVSHNEILEMYRDYIDPSFKWANFTLEEQAKVIVAARSNNEMDGTKLKSEFPELLSIKESLIKYVFEPNKK; translated from the exons ATGACTTCCTATACACCAAAGAATATCCTCATTACGGGGGCTGCTGGATTTATTGCATCTCATGTTGCGAACCGGCTTGTGCGAAGCCATCCCGAGTACAAAATTGTTGTGCTTGACAAACTAGATTATTGTTCGAATCTAAAGAATCTCCTTCCTTCTAAATCATCTCCCAATTTCAAGTTTGTGAAGGGGGATATTGGTAGTGCTGATCTTGTCAACTACTTGCTTATCACCGAGTCAATTGACACGATAATGCACTTTGCTGCTCAAACTCATGTTGATAACTCATTCGGTAATAGCTTTGAGTTCACCAAGAACAATATTTATGGGACTCATGTTCTATTAGAAGCCTGCAAGGTTACTGGCCAGATCAGAAGGTTTATTCATGTTAGTACGGATGAGGTCTATGGTGAGACCGATGAAGATGCTATTGTTGGAAACCATGAAGCTTCTCAACTTCTCCCGACAAATCCGTACTCTGCAACAAAAGCTGGAGCTGAAATGCTTGTCATGGCGTATGGCAGGTCGTACGGGTTGCCTGTTATCACAACACGTGGGAACAATGTTTATGGGCCGAATCAGTTTCCTGAGAAGTTGATTCCGAAGTTCATCCTATTGGCTATGCAAGGAAAGACTCTTCCTATTCATGGCGATGGGTCTAATGTGAGGAGTTATTTGTATTGTGAAGATGTTGCCGAGGCATTTGAAGTTGTACTTCACAAGGGAGAGGTTGGACATGTTTACAATATAGGGACTAAGAAGGAGAGGGGAGTTATCGATGTAGCCAAGGATATATGCAGGCTTTTCTCGATGAATCCAGAAACTAGTATTAAATTCGTAGAGAATAGACCGTTTAATGACCAGAGATACTTTCTCGATGATCAAAAGCTGAAGAACATCGGTTGGTCTGAGAAGACCACATGGGACGAGGGCTTGAAGAAAACCATAGAATGGTATACCAAAAATCCTGATTGGTGGGGCGATGTCAGTGGAGCATTGCTTCCTCATCCAAGGATGTTGATGATGCCGGGTGGAATGGAGAGACATTATGAAGGGACTGAAGGGGAAAAGCCTGCATCGTTCAATTCATCTAATACTCATATGGTGGTCCCAACATCCAAGAACAATGGTGTTCAGCAAAAACCACCTTTGAAGTTCTTGCTCTTTGGTAGAACTGGGTGGATCGGTGGTTTGCTGGGAAAGTTGTGTGAGAAGCAAGGAATTCCGTATGAATATGCAAAGGGTCGTCTAGAGGATCGTGCATCACTCATTGCTGATATTCAGAGTGTGAAACCAACCCATGTTTTCAATGCTGCAGGTGTCACCGGAAGACCCAATGTTGATTGGTGTGAAAGTCATAAAACAGAAACCATCCGTGCCAATGTTGCCGGTACTTTAACATTGGCTGATGTATGCAGAGAGCACGGGATCTTGATGATAAATTATGCTACTGGGTGCATATTTGAGTATGATGCAGCACATCCAGAAGGCTCTGGCATTGGTTTTAAGGAGGAAGACAAGCCCAATTTTGTGGGATCTTTCTATTCCAAAACCAAAGCTATG GTTGAGGAACTTTTGAGAGAATATGACAATGTATGCACCCTTAGGGTTCGCATGCCACTTTCGTCTGATCTGAGCAACCCGCGCAATTTCGTCACAAAGATTTCTCGTTATAACAAAGTTGTCAACATTCCAAACAGCATGACAGTATTGGATGAACTTCTCCCTATTTCAATTGAGATGGCAAAGAGAAACCTGAGTGGAATCTGGAACTTCACAAACCCTGGTGCTGTGAGCCACAATGAGATCCTTGAGATGTATAGGGATTACATTGACCCCAGTTTCAAGTGGGCCAATTTCACACTTGAAGAACAAGCCAAGGTGATTGTCGCAGCTCGTAGCAACAATGAAATGGATGGCACCAAATTAAAGAGTGAATTCCCAGAATTGCTCTCCATCAAAGAATCACTTATCAAGTATGTCTTTGAACCAAACAAGAAATAA